aggacgtttcctgggctcaaaagagctatacacgcacgtatatttgtcctacTCCCACCATAACGAGAACACAGCCCAGTTCGCGGACAAGGAAAAACCGCCGTTCTCTTTTGTTTATACACATTTACATCCGTAAATTTCTGTAGCTCAGTGGCACTTTTTAGCATCGCTTCGACCATGGACGGTttctttttcagaattaaatgctctacaaaagtgtCTATTACGGCCAAGCAGTAACTCGAACCGGCGAGCTAGTATAGGCCTGTAAACTTgattttttccatgaaattcgcgttttttcgcatttatctTGTGAATGACAAGAGCTACAGAAAAAAAGTGGAAAAGAAACTTGTACATAATTCAATCTTCTACAAAAAGAGTTTTCAGCATCAAGTCGctacaatcaatattttttgagatatttaatgataaattttttttaatttcaaatttttatcaaaaattgcaTCAAATTGTAaagaatatcttttaaaaatgtcattaaccatctcataaaatattgattgtagCGACTTGATGTTGAGAACTCTTTTTGTAggagattgaattttttacaagtttCTCTTTCACTTCTTTTCTGTAGCTCTTGTCATTCACGAGATAAATGCGCACAaatttcatggaaaaaatcAAGTTTACAGGCCTAAACTACCTCGCCGGTTTAGTTCGAGTTACTGCTTGGCCGTAATAGacacttttgtagagcatttaattctgaaaaaaaaaccgtCCATGGTCGAAGCGATGCTAAAAAGTGCCACTGAGCTACAAAAATTTACGCATAAAAACTTAGAGTTTCTGTATTTTTGTCATGGGAAAATCTTTAGACGGCCTGGTCGAGgacttaataatattaatatcaaggGCCaaaactttcagggaattttttttgtgtgtttgcaacaaaatttcacgatgagaccgaaaaaaaaaattgttataaaaaagcACCCTAATATGCATGGGAAATTCCTTGCCAAATCGATCACTTTCGAACCCGacccttttcgatttttctgaaattttggtatctTTTTCTACCctattgaaaacaattttcagaattttttcaaatttttttactcaaccaaaaaaaaaaattacgagttattcaaaaaagacagctttttttttttaataaccttaacttttttgaaaattaacttattgggatgatttttttttttcgaaatctttgtttttaaatgttcttttcaggaaaaaattaaaataataattcgcattcatattcaaagtttttttttttaattttggaaaaaaacgaaaatttcgggatgattgacatttttgattttcgatttttttctttttataaaaaacttcagTATTTTCTGCGAATgtcctgaaattttcagagtggtattttttttctttctaattttttttttagaaataaaaacaatttttttttcaaatgtttgtttttcgtTATACcactctgaaaattttttagcagaTTAAGAAAGCTTTAAATTCATTCACACACCagctaaaaacattttttattaaatgatttttaaacaGTAGACTTGTACGGAAtttgactttatttttttacacgattaaatattttaacatatcCTAAATTCAGGAGAATTTGAGTATTCTTTCACACGTTTATGCGTTGCTCCAAAATGGACCGAACAacgatttcatttttttttgcatgtagttttgaaaaaaaaaatacgaaaaaataattcaattcttcttttaattttttatctaacttTATTGCAAAATAATCAAATCTTATCGATGATtgtcacttttaattttagtttttattgtttattttcggattttaaagttttcttaatctgctaaaaaattttcagagtgGTATAacgaaaaacaaacatttgaaaaaaaatttttttttatttctaaaaaaaaaaatagaaagaaaaaaagtaccactctgaaaatttcaggacATTCGCAGAAAatactgaaatttttaataaaaagaaaaaaatcgaaaatcaaaattgtcaatcatcccgaaattttcgtttttttccaaaattttcaaaaaaaaacgttGAATATGAAtgcgaattattattttaatttttttctgaaaagaacatttaaaaacaaaaatttcaaaaaaaaaaattatcccaataagttaattttcaaaaagttatggttatttaaaagaaaaagctGTCTTGTTTGAATAactcgtaacttttttttggttgagtaaaaaaatttgaaaaaattctgtaaattattttcaatagggtagagaaagataccaaaatttcagaaaaatcgaaAAGGTTCGGGTtaaaaagtggtcgatttagGATGGAATGCCCCATCtagtctaatatataaaattctcttgTCACAGTTTTCGTTGCCATACTTCTCCGAAACGGCTTAACGGATttcgatgaaattttttgtgcttttccggtatctatgagaatcggccaacatctatttttcatccctctaaatgttaggggtagtccacccctaagttttttttttatttttcagacaaaatttttaatttctatttttttatgatacaacatacaaaaatacatacaatctTCAATTTTGACCCTTCTACGATCaacctttattttttaatagccattttagtaattttatcatttttcctctccggtcgaaaactgatcaatcgtcatttaattagttatccccGCCAGATGTCTACAGGTGTCACTTCTGACCCAGTAAATGAGGAACAAAGAACCATTTATGATCGCATTATGCTCGCAGTTTCAGCTGGACAAGGTGGGTTCTTCTTTTTGGATGCACTGGGTGGAACTGGCAAAACATTCGTTATTTCGCTAATTCTTGCTGAAATACGATCAAATAATGGCATCGCATTGGCCGTTGCATCATCGGGCATTGCAGCAACTTTATTGGATGGAGGTAGAACAGCTCAttcagtatttaagctgcCACTAAATATTCAGAATAACCCTGACGCAGTATGCAACATTAAGAAACAATCGTCCATGGCCACTGTGCTGAAAcggtgtaaaattattatttgggatgaatgtactatggcacacaaacattcacttgaggcgttgaacaggacattgaaagatattaaaaacagtGACAAACTATTTGGCGGAACTCTGTTGGTCCTTTCAGGTGATTTCAGACAAACACTTCCAGTCATTCCACGTTCAACATACGCTGATGAGATCAACGCTTGCTTAAAATCATCTCCATTGTggcgtaatgttgaaaaattacagctaaaaataaatatgcgcgttcaaatgcttcaagatccatccgctgaaacattttcaaaacaactCTTAGATATCAGTGATGGAAAAGCTGCTATAGATGAAACTGGATACGTAAAATTACCGACCGATTTCTGCACAATCGCTGATTCGCAAGATActctcattgaacaaatatttcccaATGTACACACACAGTACATAAATCATGAGtggcttgcagaaagagcGATTTTAGCGGCAAAAAATGTAGACGTTGACaatttaaatctgaagatacaaATGTTGTTGCCAGGGAacttggtatcatataaatctattgatacagtttgcgaCAACAGCGAAGCAGTAAATTTTCCCacagagtttttgaactcactggatttgccaggcatgccaccgcataatttacaattaaaggttggatctccaattatcttgcttcgtaatttgaacccgcCCCGGCTGTGCAACGGTACGCGATtagtcattcaaaaattaataaaaaacgtgATCGAAGCCAggattttaaatggcaagttcAGAGGTGAAAATATACTCATACCACGGATTTCTATTATACCtacagatgtgccaattcaattcaaacgtattcggtttccgattagattggcatttgcaatgactatcaacaaatcccaaggtcaaacgatgtctgtttgtggattagatttgagaacaccatgtttttcacacggacaattatacgtggcatgctctcgagtgggtaaaccatccagtttgtttgtgttagctaaagatggactaacaaaaaatattgttcacgctatagcattaagagattgatattgtttgatagtgtttaattgtttaattaatgatatataattttaaggaataaattataataacttaaaaataatgtttgcctattgttatttttatattccctcatcgttcacagcgctccatgcttatttcacgcatataccacattcttacatacatacaatatacacattctaacatacatacatacttacaataagtaagctattttttgtctacactagaaattactaggaaattatttatatggcaaaacaacgtttgtcgggtcagctagtatacatatatatatatatatatatatatatatatatatatatatatatatatatatatatatatgtattagaaatatttattatgtacatttattcCATTCAGTAAGAACATTTATTCCATAAGGGCGTCTGCGCATTATCGTCCTATTAcaccaatttaaaaaaaaaatttttttattattattatttcaaaattaaacgaGCATTATAAGTCGTgtattttggaatttttaaacttttttcctTTACGATCACTGATTAGATTAAATATAACACTTCGTCCAGATAGAAAGTACGCTTgtctgataattttaattgaaacatTCATTTAGTTATTGTTTACCTCTTTCATAAGCTACACCAAGAATTTTCCTTCACAGAATCAGTGTTTACAGTTTGAATGTTTGATTTAGTTCACAGAGATTGATGGCATACGTTTCGATCCTGATCAATACGCAAGTGTATTGATGGCCAGCAGCATGAAAACTAGAGCTGGGCGGGTGATGAACGTGATGTGGACCCGCGAgcagatgaaaaaattatacctGTCAGACTCGAAGGCAGAAGATGGATTTTCTCGAGTAACCAAGCATGATATAACGAAAATTAAACGTAAGAATTTTagctatgaaaattaaaatttttcgataattaaaattgtaagaagcaaatttgataatttttaaaattatgtctATCCTTGCCTGTGTGACTATGTCGTAAATTGGATATAGCATGCTTCATAGCGCGTGCATTTTTCGATTTTCAAAACTTATTTAGCTTTATTCTCtgtaatatttaatgttatctttagtaaatttttttttgttatctttAAGTGATTAGATCAAAGTTCGCGGTGTTCAAAATCTTTTCTTTGgcccaaaattttttggaattttgatctaatttatttttgtaaattttgagaaattctaaaattatacttaaaataattcatttgcAATTATTCTTGaaccatattttttaaacaaattaatcgATTCTTATTTGCTTTCCGGTAGCCGATGTCGTTTTTGAAgtgtaaaaaatgatcagtTTTTAAAAGAGGTCGTTTAAACAGTTAATGAgttgatacaaaaaatatatattttaattttttatttttttattttaattttcgaacAGTCAATATTTCGAAAAGTTTTATAAAGTCCATATAAAGTGATCTAGTTCAAACATTAAACCATttctattatattaattagcTTAAGCTAGAGTGTTCCTGAATACAGCATAATGGtcctattaatatatttagttgtttttaatgatttacaGGCTTATGCAGGCACTTACAGAAAAGAAACCCGATTGCATGCACTCCAGGTTCATTAGatgacattaataaaaatattaaaacctGGATTAGCCACAAGTTACGAGAGAAGAAAAGAGGACCTAGAAACCAACATGGCtcacagaaataaaaataaaaactacattgataaaaggatttgtttattgttaagaatatttgttaatatttaacaaatcactTATCAgaaaccactttttagtattaaacaaatatttcttagtatttaaaaagattgattaatatttaataaatgaacatcagattttatatattaaatacaaacaaatcattttaaatacaaagaaatatttattcaatactaaaaaatggtctctaataaatgatttgttaattatcaacaaatattttttaacacaaataaatccgtctatcagtgtacatatttatatttaataattcatatattaatataacaaCTATGAATGTATTTGTttctaaatattaaagaatATATAATGTgttgaataagaaaaaatagtaaaacaGATGACTCACCAGCCTATCCCCTAAACTTTCCGATAATTTAAAATGCTGAAAGCctcaaatttcatcaattgTGACGTTTTCGAGCTtgttgagaaaatttattacaaaatatacgataagacgaaaaattcaaaaattatgtcaaaaaaacactttctCACAATTTTCAACTACGATATCTCTTCAACGCATTCACCAATTTCAAGGCGGTTTGCGCCAAtcgaagttattttttaaggtcAAAAGCTGATTAATTTATGGAATCAATAGATACACTAAgtcaaagattttttattttttgccgaattttttaagatttccaGCTGATTAGATTTCGGAATCACTCGGTACAATATCTTAAAACTTTTTGACTAtctttttcaacaaaaaaaaattgaatttcgatCAAAAATACCTTGAAGGGAACTCTTCGGAACgttataaatcattttttatggCGGTCAAACCGTCATAAAACCACCGTATAACGATGGCGTAACTACCGTCTAACAACAGTGAAACGATTGCCAAACTACTATTAAAGCACTGTTTAATGTCAGTGTAACCATTGTAAATTGACAATGGAACCATTGTAAGTCCTTAGTAGAACCATTGTAAATCCACAACGGAACCATTGTAAAGCCATCGTCGGCCCACCGTTGAACCACGATGGATCCACAAAAAAGCTCTTGCTTAACCACGGTGGAAGAACTATGGAACCACCGCTGAACCACAATGGCAAAATGTGACAAAACCACAGTGGATCCACGAGTGTTCCACAATAGTTCCAGTGTAATCCCTTGGTGGACCTTTTATGTACCCACCATGGATCTTTAGTGATTTCAAGGCCGCGAGggataattatatatgattatatagaaTAAGATATAACTAGATAAACTTATAATTGAATTCTTTAATGTAATCTCTCGATAAATTTAACAACCCGAATCGTAGACAGTGTACTCAAGAAATTATCTGGTATTGTTTTGGAATGAATGATTAAATGACTtttgatttgaaatgattagttCTAAGATTAAGAATGTGAATTTTACACGTTTTCTCAGTCGATAACTATTAGTTCCTTGCGTGATATATATCTGATTTCAAAGACCTCCGCTGATACATACTTGAGTTCGAgaacaattattttcatatatatctAGGATTAGGGACGATTCATGATTCGATATACATTCACTATCAGAGACCTGATTCCAGATATTAATGTCCACGTCCACAAAATTGGATGGTTTTTCCTGGTAGATTTccgtttgaataatttaatcaaaataaacaatatatgtacgaaattatattaatgttttttacCCGTGTTATATTTCTTATAAGTTTTTTCGAAGTTTCCAGGTAAAAGGTCAAAGTGTAAAAAGATGCATAATTGGGTTCGACCGATAACTCTCAGTTTGATACAATTATCAGATAGATCACGTAATCgggatatttgttaaaaaatgagTGTATTTGCTCAATCTAGGTAAACTTATAATTGAATTCTTCAACGTAAACTCTCGTAAAATTTTACCACTCGAATCGCAAACATTGTACTCAGGAAATTATCTAGTATTGTTTAGAGTTGGATGATTGAATGacttttaatttgaaatgattagttttaagcttgaaaatttgaaattggcaCGTTTTCTCAGTCGGTAATTATTAGTCTCTTGCGCGATATATATCTGATTTCAGAGACTTTCGCTGATATATAATTAAGTTCGAGGACCATaacattcatatatatatatatatatctggGTTCGGAGACGATTTGTAAATCGAAATATATTCACTATCAGGGACCTGATTCAAGATGGTAATGTCCACGTGCACAAAATTAGCAAAGATTTTACTGAGAAATTATCTTTTACaagtttatataaaatatacgatACATCTGTACGGAATTGTATTAATTCTTTTACcggtttcatattatttataagtttttatcAAGTTGTCTAGTTATAAGGTCAAATGTGTAAAAAGATGCACAGTGTGACTTGCCAGATAATTCTCAGGTTGATACAATTATTAGATAGATCACATAATCGGgatatttgttaagaaatAAGTGTGTTGACTCAATCTAGgtaaacatttaattgaattcTTCAACGTAAACTTTCGATCAATTAAACAACCGAATCGTTAACAATATACTTAGGGAATTATCTGGTATTGTTTAGAAAAGAATGATTAAATGACTTttgatttgaaataattagttCGAGATTAAGAATTTGAAATTAACACGTTTTCTCAGTTGATAACTATAAGTTTCCTGCGCGATATATCTCTGATTTCAGAGACCTCCGCTGATATATAGTGGAGTTCGAGGACCATTACTTTTATATATATCTGGGTTCAGGGACGATTTGTGAATCAATATATATTGACTATCAGGGCCCTGATTCCAGATGCTTATGTCCACGTACATAATATtggtaatattttttctgaggaatttccttttaaataatttatgcaaCATAAATAATGCATATGAAcgaaattgattaaatttataacttcctgctaagaaaatcgaagattttcaaaaatcgggaagttattgttttcaccccgttttgcaaaaattgagttttcatcacATCTCGACggttgaaggtcacaggaagcttccccgacTATCCCCGCgcggttgtcactatgtctatatgtatgtgtgtttgtgtaagtatgtgaatcgcttataacttttgaacggttgaaccgattgcatcgcggttggtgctattcgaaagggcttcgccaaacttagattgcctgagaatttgaaccgattcggaccgatagattttgagaaattttgaaatatctcaaaaaaattaagaaaaaaatcatttttgaaagtggtttttttggaatatctttcaAACGGTtcgatcgatcaacttcaaaaactaatccgcctttaagcttgaaaaaccacgctgATCgacgctaatccggtcaaaatcagttgattcgttcgagagatagcgtgaacgaaagaaaaccgaaaaaagtgtttttttcacataactacgatatttcttttcggatcgtttttggtgagattaaataatttttagagctcaaaaaaccgcgttgatcgccgccaagaacgtaataatcggttgattggttcgagagatatcctcgacgaaatatttggaaataaggattttttcaacataactccgacattttttagaataactttcaaacagctctaccgatcgatttcaaaaactaatcggctcttaacataaaaaaaatacgtcgattgccaccaagctggtcaaaatcggttgattcgttcgagagataccGTGAActaaagaaaaccgaaaaaagtatttttttgggattactctgaaattttcggttcgatcaattaaaacctgaaaatatcttatgaggatgataaaactgcgtcgaaaagcgccaaccgcgtaaaaattggttgattcattcaaaagttattgcggtttgaaaattccaaaaataatgttctatgaaacttctatcagacttttgagttgggagagctcaaatgaattaaaatattatttctttgaacttcgcgagctcaaaatattaCATAAATTCTATTTTGAGTTTAcaaatctcaaaaatgtcataagtacaattttaagcgctcaggaatggaattagcgggaagttgcacggatggcctttagggtgaaccgtttttctaatttttttttaccggttttatattttttataagtttttttcgaatttccTAAATAAAGGTCAAAGTGTAAAAAGATGCATACTTGGGTTCGACAGATAGTTCTCAGGTTAATACAATTATTAGATAGATCACgtaatcaatatattttttaagaaatgactGTGTTGACTCAATCTAGGtgaacatttaatttaaatttttaacgtaAACTCTCGATTAATTTACCAACCTGAGTCGTAGACAGTGTACTCAGGAAATTAATTTGGTATTGTTTAGGAATGAATGATTGAATGacttttttgatttgaaatgattagttCTGAGATtaagaatttgaaatttacaCGTTTTCTTAGTCGGTAACTATTAGTTTCTTGTGTGATATATCTCTGATTTCAGAGACCTCCGCTGATATATTATTGAGTTCGAGGACtattatattcatatatatcgGAGTTCTGGGGCGATTCGTAAATCGATATATATTCACTATCAGGGCACTTGATTCTAGATGATAATGTCCACGTGCACAAAATTGGCAACGTTCTTCCTGAGAAATTTCCTCTCAAATAattcatataattattttctatttgtcGATGAGAGTTTCTCTTATTTCCgcaaattctaaaattttgattgtaCGATTAAATTTTGTATGATTTTTGGTTTTGACATATATTTCTATCTTATATTCTTTACGACTAGGACTGTtactattttatcaattttcacaACTGAGACTGTtactttcttatttattattttttatcaattttttccaagttttgaatttcaaaatcctTTATTCCGAATACTAATGAAATTCAACAactaagtttttaaatatcccaattttttctaaattacttatgatctgtattaaaaaaaaaaaaaaagaaatgaaatagCGAagcataaaattttctatgaaaacatgaaaattttataaaaattataataattaaacgtCGTAAAATTAAAGATCCATTTTCAAAGAGTTTTTCttaatgaaagaaaaataaatcttcaAAGAAACAAACAACTTAATTTATCGATATTCTGAGAAAATTCgaaagaatttgaaaaaaaattctactgaGTTAAAACCATAtctttagttaataatttttaaaatatttttaggaatTACTCTGAAATTGTTCATAatcttttgataaaataaaagctcgtagattttaatttttataagactATGTAATGAGACTCGATAAGTCTTAACCGATAATAATCACCTCAATTCACAAGTAAACGGATTTGTCTTAAGTAAATATTGAAGTCCTCGAAGTCCGTATTAAACATATTATTCGGCTTCGGGTACGGTCCTCGAAGCCCGTGATAATCATAATCGTCTTTGGGTACCGTCCTCGTAGCCGAAAAATGTCCCCGAAGACCGATGTATATATGCGAAATCGTCCTCGTTTACCGTAttaaacatatatatgtatgctAGCTCATACccacccgcttcgctgggcatacaataaaattttatcgtgTAACCTAgacgaaaaatataaacaaaatgattaatttcaaaaagataatgaatataaattttgaattatgtaaaaattaccaacatgaaaataaagatatattctgaaaactttttatttaataaaaaaaatttttttttaattttttaaacccattgagttatattttttagtaaatttcactttgatgtgctttattttttatgtatggcaatttttataaatatcaacaaaatttttattttttatcacgttaatttatttctttcaattaTTACATTTAAGTAAATACTATTATCATATgattacttataataattgttaaaaatatataaaatctaaaataatgtACTTACATGTTTAAAACTTCTTTATATACAACATTTTTCGTTCGCTTCTCTGGTTGAAGAATGATGAGATCTTCATAGGAACTTACTCTTGAACATGCTACATAAAATTGACCATGGGAAAAACATTCACTTTGCAAATCTACACCAGCTAATTTTAAACTCTGCCCTTGAGctttattaatagtaatcgTGAAGCAAACTCTAACTGAAAACTGCAAACGCTTAaattcaaaatgataatctGATGGAATCAAAGGTATTCTTGGAATGAATACATTTTCACCCTTATACTTTCCTGTAAAAATGGTcgcttcaattaaattttttcgtagAGTTTTTGACTGTAGTCTGGTGCCATTACACAATTTGGGAGGATTCAAGTTACGCAACAACATTATCGGTGTACCAATCTTTAGATGAAGACTATGAGGTGGTATACCTGGCGGGTTAAGTGTATGCAGAAACTCAACAGGATAATAAACAGTTTCTTCTACTTCTATGACTGTATCTACAGACTCATACTTCATATGTTCAGTTGTTTGTTGTTCTAGCAGTAAGGTATTAATTCTATCAGCTGATTCATTTGTTGGAGTCAGAATAGCTCTTTCTTTTAACCATGATAAACTATCTAATGCACCACGTTGAATATTCGGGTATATTCTATTAATCAAAGTAATCAACTCTCCCACAGTTTCACAAAGGTTACTTGGAATGgttatttttccttcttcTTCTGGGAGATTTCCGTTCCCTATGTCAATCAATAATTCTGAAAACTCTTTCGCTCTCAAGTCATTTTGAAGACATACCCTCATATTAACTTTCAACGATAGTACTTTTATATTAGGCCataaaattgaagattttagGCAGGCTTTAATTTCATCTGCATGTGTCCCTCGTAGTACAACAGATAAAGTTTGTCTGAAGTCACAAGCTAAAAGAATAGTCAACCCACCCATAAGTCGATTATTCTCTCTAATGTCTTGAAGTGTCTGATTAAGAGCCTCAACACCTTTCTTGTGGGCCATAGTACACTCATCCCAcactataatttttgtttctcTGAGTATATGCGCCATGTCACTTTGCTTTGAGATATTACAAATGGGATTATCGGGATGATTCAAGTTGAGAGGTAGTTTAAAAGCTGAGTGCGCCGTCTTGCCTCCATCAATTAACGTAGCTGCAATCCCTGACGAAGCAAAAGCAACagcaatattttttctacttcTAATTTTAGCAAGCAGAAGATTGATCAAGAAAGTTTTCCCAGTTCCACCAGGAAcatcaagaaaaaataacttccctgaattaaaatcaatactGTTCAAGACTTCATCATAAACTTGTTTCTGATCGTCATTTAATTTCGAAACCCCTACAGAAACTGCTTCGATCAACTGAGAAACATCATAAGCCAATTCGTTCATGTACTGACGGTTGTTAATAACGTTGCTTTGCTCTCTTAATGTTTCTGGAAGCCCAAATTCTAACAATGACTTACCTGACATTGATGTAATAATATCTTCAAGAAGGATAAGACACTGGTTGTAAACGATATCAATGTCACGA
This genomic interval from Cotesia glomerata isolate CgM1 linkage group LG1, MPM_Cglom_v2.3, whole genome shotgun sequence contains the following:
- the LOC123262972 gene encoding ATP-dependent DNA helicase pif1-like: MSGKSLLEFGLPETLREQSNVINNRQYMNELAYDVSQLIEAVSVGVSKLNDDQKQVYDEVLNSIDFNSGKLFFLDVPGGTGKTFLINLLLAKIRSRKNIAVAFASSGIAATLIDGGKTAHSAFKLPLNLNHPDNPICNISKQSDMAHILRETKIIVWDECTMAHKKGVEALNQTLQDIRENNRLMGGLTILLACDFRQTLSVVLRGTHADEIKACLKSSILWPNIKVLSLKVNMRVCLQNDLRAKEFSELLIDIGNGNLPEEEGKITIPSNLCETVGELITLINRIYPNIQRGALDSLSWLKERAILTPTNESADRINTLLLEQQTTEHMKYESVDTVIEVEETVYYPVEFLHTLNPPGIPPHSLHLKIGTPIMLLRNLNPPKLCNGTRLQSKTLRKNLIEATIFTGKYKGENVFIPRIPLIPSDYHFEFKRLQFSVRVCFTITINKAQGQSLKLAGVDLQSECFSHGQFYVACSRVSSYEDLIILQPEKRTKNVVYKEVLNM